From a single Daphnia pulex isolate KAP4 chromosome 2, ASM2113471v1 genomic region:
- the LOC124202722 gene encoding dermonecrotic toxin LarSicTox-betaID1-like, producing MKLSVIVVSTIIYFAIICVVSASPQITVIAHMTNTPNAIRWALEQGANGIEMDLKFDGTRPVQFHHGAHCDCTCLLQFLSIHDHGCRSLGKGCSGSTSVAEMTHVLGSPEITSSHLALIYIDVKLEKSIRNYAQAGANVVRMINENVISRGYRGQILLGCSTISRVDYLRGALQEAQHSEYVDR from the coding sequence ATGAAGCTCTCGGTAATTGTGGTGTCTACTATCATTTATTTTGCAATCATCTGTGTCGTTAGCGCATCGCCCCAGATTACCGTCATCGCTCACATGACCAACACACCGAACGCTATTCGCTGGGCTCTGGAACAAGGCGCCAACGGAATCGAAATGGATCTGAAGTTTGACGGCACTCGTCCCGTCCAGTTCCACCACGGGGCTCATTGTGACTGCACTTGTTTGCTTCAGTTTTTATCGATTCATGATCATGGATGCAGATCACTAGGCAAAGGCTGTTCCGGCTCCACCAGTGTTGCAGAAATGACGCACGTCCTGGGCAGCCCCGAGATAACATCCTCCCATCTGGCACTCATCTACATCGACGTCAAACTGGAAAAATCCATCCGAAATTACGCCCAAGCTGGAGCCAACGTAGTGCGGATGATCAACGAGAATGTCATTTCACGGGGTTATCGCGGTCAAATTCTTCTGGGTTGCTCGACTATTTCACGAGTTGATTACCTGCGCGGGGCTTTACAGGAAGCACAACATTCCGAATACGTCGATCGCTAA
- the LOC124202724 gene encoding ankyrin-1-like: MSRRNAFPPNRKHGIEKTTPKIHELVLMDSHTELKYWLTRHPEDIENSYRQKTPLLVAIKHNSYKCFKILLEHDADVEKSNSKNETALVTAVRLHRINMIEDLIYKGATIYSGDRLARTITEILISRDDVNSIRFVHIYKKNLLEHDLVNQEFPLTLAISHQARNCIDYILSQNPKVESFLINRKFSCPISVAIRRNDIETIRALVELDRFQHIVNTKVHKSLSYIHLAVEKNRHEIADILLYHGAHVNLQDNNGNTPAHFVNDIPTLRVLISHGARLELGNRNHETPIMAAEKDGRNAVYQYLRLYNHENRKKAYKTLDTRFYYNNSDRIEKAIAAMNIMSDETSQKGNYEDMPDLEEGPPIKHIPIPPRQINENIYPTRTEMSRLDDGAPSLKLRNFKRLIDKAKSKLPPPPGYRRDYSLITSESDSDVEKNIIADNKITPSENEDDDDLNELE; this comes from the coding sequence ATGAGTAGGAGAAATGCTTTTCCTCCCAACCGGAAACATGGAATTGAAAAAACCACCCCGAAGATTCACGAACTGGTTTTGATGGACAGTCACACCGAGCTGAAGTATTGGCTTACGCGACACCCAGAGGACATTGAGAACAGCTATCGACAAAAAACGCCTCTTCTGGTAGCTATCAAACATAATTCGTACAAATGTTTCAAGATTCTCCTAGAACACGATGCAGACGTCGAAAAAAGTAACTCAAAGAATGAAACGGCGTTAGTGACCGCGGTACGATTACACCGAATTAACATGATTGAAGACTTGATCTACAAGGGCGCCACAATCTACAGCGGAGATCGATTGGCTAGAACAATCACAGAAATACTCATCTCACGGGATGACGTAAATAGTATACGGTTCGTCCatatttacaagaaaaaccttttagAGCACGATCTGGTTAATCAGGAATTTCCTTTGACTTTGGCAATAAGCCATCAGGCTAGGAATTGTATCGATTACATCCTCAGCCAAAACCCAAAAGTCGAGTCATTTCTAATCAACAGAAAATTCAGCTGCCCCATTTCAGTGGCTATAAGAAGAAACGACATCGAAACCATAAGGGCTCTAGTAGAGCTAGACAGATTCCAGCACATTGTCAACACAAAAGTGCATAAATCTCTTTCTTATATCCATCTAGCAGTGGAAAAAAACCGCCATGAAATTGCCGACATCCTACTATACCACGGAGCACACGTAAATCTACAGGACAATAACGGAAACACGCCCGCGCACTTCGTGAATGATATACCTACGTTAAGGGTATTGATTTCTCACGGAGCCCGCCTGGAACTTGGAAATCGTAACCACGAAACTCCAATCATGGCCGCAGAAAAAGATGGCAGGAATGCCGTCTATCAATATTTACGCCTCTACAACcatgaaaataggaaaaaggccTATAAAACACTCGACACTAGATTTTATTACAATAATTCTGACAGAATCGAGAAAGCGATAGCAGCCATGAACATAATGTCGGACGAGACCTCCCAAAAAGGAAACTACGAGGATATGCCAGACTTGGAAGAAGGACCGCCAATTAAGCACATCCCTATTCCGCCACGACAAATCAACGAGAACATCTACCCTACAAGAACCGAAATGTCGCGCCTAGACGACGGTGCACCAAGTCTCAAATTACGAAATTTTAAACGCCTAATAGACAAAGCGAAATCAAAACTACCCCCACCACCTGGATACCGACGGGACTATTCTTTGATAACAAGCGAATCAGACAGCGACGTCGAGAAAAACATTATTGCCGACAACAAAATAACGCCTTCCGAGaatgaagatgacgacgatCTAAACGAAttagaataa
- the LOC124202733 gene encoding uncharacterized protein LOC124202733 has translation MDADRFLGLEINRDRQKKELTVTQPQFISALLKKFRMESCSPKLIPADPHTQLSANMSPKTEKEIDDMKKVPYREAVGSLLYLATTTRPDIAFPLGQVSQFCQNQGYGHWNAVKRIISYLSGTPNHGLQFKEGSCRDVIGYIDADFARDVDNRKSTTGSFGSEPEAYPQAHAWQLQNFQRPLSACENVNKQITPKEIETMDLLNFSSCTKITRLLAASCPDLLAVTETWFTDAAGDQDARSVCPSGYSAVQKPRNLVLTKKKSCGGLALFHKNSVKVTVLSEFPDFLSFECLDLSVATKSTKVRLIVIYRPPDKSRAQFIEEFSSLLESTVSVSSKLLITGDFNLHTDAYANHFLTLVESFGLQQHVNQHTHNDDHILDLVLSRQSESLVKSTHVDDSLGWNISDHSAIKCVLNIRPPRWPTKTITFRSFKSIDLDAFLLDIDSLPLVQSPTDSLDGLVTQYNDGIRSTIDQHAPLQTKTIVLRPSAPWRSFEIRGLKAMAGWAERMWQAARRKRDPASERFHKVYRKHRLNYSTTLVAARTDSVREHRPCVQEVVDDLSEFFSSKISTIRSNVDRVAESTSSHTLQHEQSFLRLHEENDLLKFQSVSTAEVSKLIESSPTKSCSLDPLPTQLLKKCLVVLVRPITDIINNLSLSTGAFPSSLKHGIITPLLKKSTLDWNVLGNFLPVSNLSFLSKLIERAVLMLLTEHLSKFCLLPVHQSAYGANHSTETALLSLFDDLLTTADQKDASALVLLDLSTAFDTIDHQILLERLSHCFGLSSTAVNWFSSYLSNRTQSVHVGAYTSAVVHLLFGVAQGSVLGGPLFIMYVTPFSEATKTEGVKVSQFSDDKQARSRFALKEDFSSQSQCRTRLGFWF, from the exons ATGGACGCAGACCGATTTCTAGGGTTGGAAATCAACCGTGACAGACAGAAAAAAGAGCTAACAGTCACGCAACCTCAATTCATCTCAGCGCTGTTAAAGAAATTTAGGATGGAGAGCTGCAGCCCGAAGCTGATACCGGCTGACCCGCACACTCAACTCAGCGCCAACATGTCACCAAAAACGgagaaagaaattgatgatATGAAGAAAGTACCGTACCGTGAAGCTGTTGGGTCTTTACTCTACTTAGCGACAACTACTCGTCCGGATATAGCTTTTCCCTTAGGGCAAGTGTCACAGTTTTGTCAGAACCAGGGCTATGGACACTGGAATGCTGTGAAAAGGATCATCTCTTACCTATCAGGAACGCCTAATCATGGACTTCAATTCAAGGAGGGCAGCTGCAGAGATGTCATCGGGTACATTGATGCTGATTTCGCGAGAGACGTGGATAACAGAAAATCGACTACAGG ATCTTTTGGCTCTGAGCCTGAGGCCTACCCCCAGGCTCATGCCTGGCAACTACAGAATTTTCAGAGACCTTTGTCTGCTTGTGAGAATGTCAACAAGCAGATCACGccgaaagaaatagaaacgaT GGACCTCCTCAATTTCTCTTCCTGCACTAAAATTACCCGTCTACTCGCTGCGTCTTGTCCTGACCTGCTTGCGGTAACTGAGACTTGGTTTACTGATGCTGCTGGTGACCAAGACGCCAGGTCTGTCTGCCCAAGCGGCTACTCAGCAGTGCAGAAGCCTAGAAACCTGGTTctaacgaaaaagaagagttgtGGTGGTTTGGCTCTCTTCCACAAAAACTCAGTCAAAGTGACAGTGTTGTCTGAGTTccctgattttctttctttcgagtGCCTCGACCTTAGTGTTGCGACCAAATCTACAAAAGTCCGTCTCATTGTCATCTACAGACCACCGGATAAATCACGTGCCCAATTCATTGAAGAATTCTCTTCTCTACTGGAATCTACAGTTTCAGTCTCCTCGAAGCTATTGATCACTGGAGACTTCAATCTTCATACCGACGCGTATGCCAATCATTTTCTGACTCTCGTCGAGTCTTTTGGCTTGCAGCAACACGtgaaccaacacacacacaacgatgATCACATTCTCGACTTGGTTCTCTCCCGTCAGTCGGAATCCCTGGTAAAATCCACTCACGTTGATGACAGCTTAGGTTGGAATATCTCTGATCACTCTGCTATCAAGTGTGTGCTCAACATCCGACCTCCCCGTTGGCCGACTAAGACCATCACCTTCAGGTCGTTCAAGTCCATTGACTTGGACGCTTTTCTCTTGGACATTGACTCTCTGCCGTTGGTACAGTCTCCAACCGACTCACTGGATGGCCTTGTCACCCAGTACAACGATGGCATCCGCTCCACTATCGATCAACATGCTCCTCTTCAGACGAAAACCATTGTTCTTCGTCCTTCTGCTCCTTGGAGATCCTTTGAAATCCGAGGCCTTAAAGCGATGGCAGGATGGGCCGAGCGAATGTGGCAGGCTGCTAGGAGAAAACGCGACCCAGCCAGTGAACGATTCCACAAAGTCTACAGAAAACACCGATTAAATTACTCTACTACTCTTGTCGCCGCAAGAACCGATTCAGTTCGGGAAC ATCGTCCCTGCGTGCAGGAAGTTGTCGACGACCTAAGCGAATTCTTCTCGTCTAAAATCTCTACAATACGATCGAATGTGGACCGTGTGGCTGAGTCTACCTCTTCTCACACACTTCAGCACGAGCAGTCCTTCCTTCGGCTACATGAAGAAAATGACCTGCTCAAGTTTCAATCTGTGTCCACTGCGGAGGTGTCCAAACTTATCGAATCGTCGCCAACGAAGTCGTGTTCCTTGGACCCACTACCAACTCAACTGCTCAAGAAGTGCCTCGTGGTCCTAGTTAGACCAATAACCGACATCATCAATAACCTTTCCCTTTCTACTGGCGCTTTTCCTTCCAGTCTGAAACATGGCATCATCACGCCTCTCCTGAAAAAATCAACTCTTGACTGGAACGTACTAGGCAACTTTCTTCCAGTATCAAacctttcatttctttcgaaACTGATCGAGAGAGCTGTTCTCATGTTGCTGACCGAACACTTGTCTAAGTTCTGCCTACTTCCGGTACACCAATCAGCCTACGGAGCCAACCATTCAACTGAGACAGCCTTACTCTCCTTATTTGATGACCTTCTCACCACAGCAGATCAAAAAGACGCAAGTGCTCTTGTTCTTCTCGACCTGTCCACGGCATTCGACACAATTGATCACCAAATACTGCTTGAGAGACTGTCCCACTGTTTCGGTCTTTCTAGCACCGCTGTCAACTGGTTCTCATCATACTTAAGCAACAGAACGCAGTCCGTCCATGTTGGTGCATATACGTCTGCTGTCGttcatcttttgtttggcGTAGCACAAGGCTCCGTACTCGGCGGCCCACTGTTCATCATGTACGTCACACCTTTTTCTGAGGCTACTAAAACCGAAGGCGTGAAAGTTAGTCAGTTTTCAGATGACAAGCAGGCACGCTCACGTTTCGCTCTTAAGGAGGATTTCTCCTCCCAGTCTCAGTGTCGCACCCGCCTTGGCTTCTGGTTTTAA